GCCCTGATGATCCTCGGCCTCGCCGGCGTCTACTACGCGTCCGCCCGGATCGGCCTGCTGGAACAGGTGGTCATCTCGGGTGCCGTGGTCACGCCGCTGTGGCCGCCGACGGGCATCTCCCTGAGCTGTCTGCTCCTCCTGGGCCTGCGGACCTGGCCGGGCATCGCCCTCGGCACCCTCGCGGTCGTCGCCACGATCAACCCGCTCGATGTCTCGGTCCTGGGCATCATGGCGGGCAACACCCTGGCCCCGGTGTGCGCCTTCTGGATGCTCCGCCGGGTGGGATTCCGCACCGCACTCGACCGGCTGCGCGACGGCGTGGCGCTGGTCGCCCTCGGCGCCTTCGCCGGGATGCTGATCAGCGCCACGCTGGGCACCGGGACGCTCTACCTCAAGGGAGCCCTGCCAGGCGGCGGCTTCTGGCGGACCTGGGTGGCCTGGTGGGTGGGCGATGCGATGGGCATCCTCGTCATCACCCCGCTCGTCCTGGTCTGCCGCACGATGCGGTGGCCCCGCGGTATCTCCGGATACCGGTGGGCGGAGGCGGCGGCCCTGCTGGTCGCCACGGCCGCGGTCACGCTCATCGCCATCCACAGCGAGCTGTCGCTGCTCTTCCTGGTCTTCCCGGTGATCGTCTGGGCCGCGCTGCGCTTCCAGCTGGCGGGTGCCGCGCCCTGCGTGCTGCTGGTGTCCGTCCTGGTCATCAGGGCGGCGACGGTACGCACCGGACCGTTCGAGGGCCAGAGCCTGTTGGAGGCGATGGTCAATCTGCAGGCCCTCAACGCGTCCGCGGCGCTCACCGCATTGCTGCTGTCGGCGATCGTCACCGAGCAGAACACCATCCGCCGCAAGATCGAGCAGGCCTGCGGCGAACTGGCCGACGTGGTGGACCGGCTGGCGCCGGGGGAGAGCCGGCGCCGCTGGCCGCCGGACAGCGGCCCCACCTGACCCGGCGTCCGGTGGCCACCGGCGCGCCGCGCCGCCCGGTCAGCCCGGCAGCAACCCGCGAGGTCGGCCCGCAGCCACGGCCCGGTCAGCCCGGCAGCAGCTGCCCCAGGTCGTACCCCACCGGCTCCTCCAGCTGGGCGTAGGTGCAGCTCTGCGGC
This portion of the Streptomyces sp. 2114.4 genome encodes:
- a CDS encoding MASE1 domain-containing protein, coding for MVRTEQLRRLAPVALMILGLAGVYYASARIGLLEQVVISGAVVTPLWPPTGISLSCLLLLGLRTWPGIALGTLAVVATINPLDVSVLGIMAGNTLAPVCAFWMLRRVGFRTALDRLRDGVALVALGAFAGMLISATLGTGTLYLKGALPGGGFWRTWVAWWVGDAMGILVITPLVLVCRTMRWPRGISGYRWAEAAALLVATAAVTLIAIHSELSLLFLVFPVIVWAALRFQLAGAAPCVLLVSVLVIRAATVRTGPFEGQSLLEAMVNLQALNASAALTALLLSAIVTEQNTIRRKIEQACGELADVVDRLAPGESRRRWPPDSGPT